The stretch of DNA ATCGGATAATGCCAACAAATATTCTTCAAGTAATTTTATGGATGGTGTAACTTTAAGTAAGGTTCCATCATTTTCTAAAATTTTAACTGATAAAAAAACACGACCTCTTAAAAGTTTATCTTTTAATTTGTTAGTTATTTTTATTTCTAATGCGCTTAAAGCATTAGGTAATTTACAGGTAACTTCAAAAAACCTGGAATTAATAGTCTTTAATTCTATAAACAAAGAAACTTGTTCATCTTTTGATAATTTCAAAATTTCAGTTTTACCGGCAAAACCGGTCATGCTTAAAAACACTATTTGCTCCTAACAAATTAAGCTAAATTGACATAGACGTGCTGAACGTCATCAAGTTCTTCCAAGCTCTCTAAAAACTTATAAACTTTTTCTTCATCTTCTTCTTTATCCAAACTTACAGAAGTTTTTGCAACCCATTCCAAGCAAGCATCTTCAACTTTAAAACCAAGACTTTCAACGCCCTTTTTAACCACATATAAATTTTTAGGATCACAATAAATAGATGCTAACCCTTCATGAACTTGCACATCTTCAACATCATATTCAAGCATTTTTTCCAAAAGATCATCTTCGGACATTCCCTTTGAATCCATTTTAATTACACCTTTGTGCTCAAACATCCATGATACCGTTCCGGATTCACCCAAATTACCGCCAAGTCTTGAAAACATATGGCGCAAATCTGCAACAGTTCTTTGCTTATTATCGCTCAAAGTTTCTACAATCACTGCAACACCATGCGGTCCATATCCTTCATAATTTGCAGATTCATA from Candidatus Dependentiae bacterium encodes:
- a CDS encoding YebC/PmpR family DNA-binding transcriptional regulator, translated to MSGHSKWSTIKHKKAKEDAKRGQVFTKLIREITVAAKESGGDPAGNARLRVVLEKAKAANMPQDNITRAIKKGTGELEGVSYESANYEGYGPHGVAVIVETLSDNKQRTVADLRHMFSRLGGNLGESGTVSWMFEHKGVIKMDSKGMSEDDLLEKMLEYDVEDVQVHEGLASIYCDPKNLYVVKKGVESLGFKVEDACLEWVAKTSVSLDKEEDEEKVYKFLESLEELDDVQHVYVNLA